The nucleotide window TCTGTATTCTTTGGGTAGGCATCCAAACATTTTTTTAAAGTTTTTGGTAAAGTAGCTTGGCGACGAAAAGCCTGTCCGATCTGAGATTTGTGATGTGCTCAGCGTACTGGTGCGCAGTAGTTCTGCTGCGTGTTTAAGGCGGATGGTGTTGATGAATTCGCTGGGTGATTGCCCCGTGATTCCATGTATCTTGCGGTAGAGTGTCATACGACTGGCGCACATGTCACTACTGAATTGGTCTACGTTGTAATTCTTGTCGGCAAGGTGCTCCTCCACGAGTTTCTGCGCACGGGTAATGATTTCCTCGTCGATGGGTGAATAAGTCAGTTGTGCCACCTCCTTGCCGTCTTCATGCTGGAAATGTTGCATGGTGGCTTTGCGCTGTTCCTGTAGATGCTTGATGCGATTGAGCAGAACGGCAGGGCTGAATGGTTTGGTGAGGTAGCAGTCGGCTCCCATCTTGTAGCCTTCGAGTTGGTCTTCATCGCTGGTCTTGGCTGTGAGCAGGATGACGGGAATGTGGCTGACGTTCTCTGTGCTCTTGATGCGGCGGCAGAGCTCGAATCCATCCATGAGCGGCATCATGACATCGCTGATGATGAGTTCCGTGTCGGGCTGTGCGGACAATTGTTCCCAAGCCTCCTGCCCGTTATTGGCTTCGCTTACGTCAAACCCCTCTTCACGTAGTTGTTCGGCGATGAGTGCGCGCAGTTCAAGGTTGTCTTCTACCAGGAGTATGCAAGGATGTGTGCTGGTGCTGGAGGTTTCTTCTTGCGCGGTAGCAGATTCATCTTCTGAATCCTGCCCTGAAATTGAAGTTTGTGCAGCAGAGTCCTCGTTGATGCAGTGTTGCTCGTGCATCAGTGGTATCTCAAACCAGAAGTTGGAACCTTTGCCCTCTTGGCTCTCTACTCCCACATCTCCACCGTGCAGACGCACCAACTCGCGAACCATGTGGAGACCGATACCGCTGCCGCCCTGTGAATTGGCGTTGTCCGACTGGAAATAGCGGTCGAAAATGTGTGGCATGTCGTTGGCCTTTATGCCTATGCCATCGTCTTTGACGCGCACGGTGAGACGGCTGTTGTCTTCGGTTTTCAGTTGCAACTCCAGGCTGATATGTCCCCCCTCAGGCGTGAATTTCATAGCGTTGCTGAGCAGGTTCCATACGATGTGGTGCATCTTCTCATGATCGAAGGTGGCGTAGAGTACCTTGTCGGGGTGTATATAATTCAGTTCAATATTTTTGCGTTGTGCTAGAGGTTGGAAAGCCTCTATGGCAGCCGATAGGAATTGTACCATATCTGCATTGCGTGGCGAGATGTGTTCTGCACCCAATTCCATGCGACGGAAGTCAAGCAGCTGGTTGATGAGTTGTTGCAGTTCCAAGGCGTTACGTTGGATGCTCTCAAGCCGGTTGCGGTCGCGTTCGGAGAGTGACGAGGCCGATGCCAACATCTGTTCCACAGGTACCAGTATGAGGGTGAGCGGTGTGCGCAGCTCATGGCTGACGTTGGTGAAGAAGCGGAACTTCAGTTCCATGAGTTGCTCCTCCATTTGTGTCATGCGCTTGCGTCGTACGTAATTGGAATATTGCTTGAATATTACTATAATGCCAGATAATGCCAATAGTATGTATAGCGTGTAGGCCCAGCCCGATTCCCACCACGCAGGCAAACGATGTAGGGTGAAGACCTCATGCTCCACGCCCCAGATGCCCTGTCCGTTGGTGGCACGTACCTCTATGGTGTAGTCCCCCTTGGCGGGTGAGGTCAGTACGATGGTGTTGCTGCCCATCGGCAGTTCAACCCATTCGGCCGTACTGGTGCTGAAGAGGTCGTTTCTTGTCAGCCGGTAGGCAAACTGCACCTGTTCGGCCAGATGCTGTTGCAGCGTGGTGAGCTGTAGTTCCACTACGTTGGCTTTACGGTCAATATCCATTTCCAGCTGGTCATGCCGAACGAAGTGCTTCTGTCCGTCAATGATAATTGTCGATACAGATGGCTTTACGGTCGTCTTGTCTGACGCGCTGAAGTCGGTTGGCGAGATGTGGCAGTAGCCCTCCTCGTCGAGGATGCATATTGAATCGCCTGGTGCCGTGGACAACTGCGTAAAATGGTCCATGCGTATCATGGGATGGTTGCAGAACAAGGTGCGACAGCCTTGAGTGGACTGATCCCACTCCTTTACGCTTTCGCGCGTAAGAGCCCAGACGTGCCCCTTGTGGTCCTGCCTGATATCAAGTATACGTTTACCGAATGAATTGCTGAGAGCGGTAATGAATCGTGGGGCTTTGTCGCTGTTGCAGTTGTAGGCATATACACGTCCTACACTGGTGCCTATGATGAGTGTGCCGTCGCTGAGCAGTGTCATCGTGGAACAAGTCTCGTATTCCTGCAGCAGGGGGACGGCCTCTGTACCCCCTCGTCGCATCATGCAAAGTCCTTTCTGCCGGCTTTGACAGAAAATGTTGCCTTGGCGGTCCTGTACGGCCCTGAGCACGTCTGGCTGTTTCTGTCGTATTGTCTCCAGCAGTTTGTCTTCGTCTTGCATCAACTCTTTGTGGCCGACATATTTGCGGATGCCATTCTGGTATCCAGGCAGCAAGAAGGAATGACGCGATGCGCCCGACACCCATAGATTGTCGTACTTGTCGCGCGTGATATTGGTATAGTAGTACTTACCCTTTGGGAGTCTGTCGCTGATGGCAGAGAGACGCAAGTTATTGTTAGCATCAATCTCATAGGCAAAGACGCCCGCAGTGGTGGTTACCCAAAGGATATTGGCATGGCTATCCGGTTCTATGTCCATCACCTTGTCCATTCCTTCAAACTCTTGGCTCATTGTGGCAGGTTGCAGTTCCGTTTTAGCTTGGTTACCTACCATGTTGGGGATGTATTTCACTATACCCTTTCCCCATGAACCGATCCAGTAGCAACCGTGTTCGACGTCTTCAATCATGCATT belongs to Fibrobacter sp. and includes:
- a CDS encoding ATP-binding protein; the protein is MLTAICCKAQESAIVTDLPSIKNIPWGSVAVFFPDSEGYLWYSTEEGLYRDNGYQADAFCANEQNPKLMRSNYVMDIVEDGKGHIWFATSQGAYVLNKENYSIHSIAVEETQRVSIEAILALTDGTVWLSTSTALFHLDADEHLLQKIDVRKRGKGPKFVNAFMEDSQHTLWLAQSNGCMWRYDIKKRDFVPYAMQENVDPQCMIEDVEHGCYWIGSWGKGIVKYIPNMVGNQAKTELQPATMSQEFEGMDKVMDIEPDSHANILWVTTTAGVFAYEIDANNNLRLSAISDRLPKGKYYYTNITRDKYDNLWVSGASRHSFLLPGYQNGIRKYVGHKELMQDEDKLLETIRQKQPDVLRAVQDRQGNIFCQSRQKGLCMMRRGGTEAVPLLQEYETCSTMTLLSDGTLIIGTSVGRVYAYNCNSDKAPRFITALSNSFGKRILDIRQDHKGHVWALTRESVKEWDQSTQGCRTLFCNHPMIRMDHFTQLSTAPGDSICILDEEGYCHISPTDFSASDKTTVKPSVSTIIIDGQKHFVRHDQLEMDIDRKANVVELQLTTLQQHLAEQVQFAYRLTRNDLFSTSTAEWVELPMGSNTIVLTSPAKGDYTIEVRATNGQGIWGVEHEVFTLHRLPAWWESGWAYTLYILLALSGIIVIFKQYSNYVRRKRMTQMEEQLMELKFRFFTNVSHELRTPLTLILVPVEQMLASASSLSERDRNRLESIQRNALELQQLINQLLDFRRMELGAEHISPRNADMVQFLSAAIEAFQPLAQRKNIELNYIHPDKVLYATFDHEKMHHIVWNLLSNAMKFTPEGGHISLELQLKTEDNSRLTVRVKDDGIGIKANDMPHIFDRYFQSDNANSQGGSGIGLHMVRELVRLHGGDVGVESQEGKGSNFWFEIPLMHEQHCINEDSAAQTSISGQDSEDESATAQEETSSTSTHPCILLVEDNLELRALIAEQLREEGFDVSEANNGQEAWEQLSAQPDTELIISDVMMPLMDGFELCRRIKSTENVSHIPVILLTAKTSDEDQLEGYKMGADCYLTKPFSPAVLLNRIKHLQEQRKATMQHFQHEDGKEVAQLTYSPIDEEIITRAQKLVEEHLADKNYNVDQFSSDMCASRMTLYRKIHGITGQSPSEFINTIRLKHAAELLRTSTLSTSQISDRTGFSSPSYFTKNFKKMFGCLPKEYR